In Phormidium yuhuli AB48, one genomic interval encodes:
- a CDS encoding B12-binding domain-containing radical SAM protein: MSANPVNASVFADERLLFEPVAAHGNALEVIFAFPNTYSVGITSLGYQVVWATLAMREDISVSRLFMDVREPLPEGADLLGFSLSWELDYVNILSVLESLQIPIRSQWRDDRHPLVFGGGPVLTANPEPFANFFDVILLGDGEDLIPNFLNACQEVRGASRGEQLRRLAQVPGVYIPSLYEVCYQSPEGAIASITPIEAEVPPQVQKQTYRGNTLSTSSVVTPQAAWENIYMVEVVRSCPEMCRFCLASYLTLPFRIASLEESLIPAIERGIQVSDRLGLLGASITQHPEFEAVLDYLDQDCYEDLRLSIASVRTNTVTPKLAQILTKRGTKSITIAVETGSERLRRVINKKLENPEIVAAAQQAKAGGLKGVKLYGMVGIPGETEEDVSATIGMMSELKREVPGLRLTLGCSTFVPKAHTPFQGYGVNPQAKKRLKQLEKALRSQGMDFRPESYNWSVIQTLIARGDRRLSHLLELVRDYGDTVGSYKRAFKQLRGQLPPLDYYVHENYEGDRILPWSHLRGPLPPETLAKHLTDAQNAMSETSHVPTA, translated from the coding sequence ATGAGTGCCAACCCCGTGAATGCTTCCGTCTTCGCCGATGAACGTCTGTTATTTGAGCCGGTTGCGGCCCATGGCAACGCCTTAGAGGTCATTTTTGCCTTTCCCAATACCTACAGTGTGGGTATTACCAGCCTTGGCTATCAGGTGGTTTGGGCCACGTTGGCCATGCGTGAGGATATCTCAGTCAGTCGTCTCTTTATGGATGTTAGGGAACCCCTGCCGGAGGGAGCCGATCTATTGGGATTTTCTCTCTCCTGGGAACTCGATTATGTGAATATCCTCAGTGTGTTGGAGTCGTTACAGATTCCCATCCGCTCCCAGTGGCGTGACGATCGCCATCCCCTGGTGTTTGGCGGCGGCCCGGTATTGACGGCTAATCCTGAACCTTTTGCCAATTTCTTTGATGTGATTCTGCTCGGGGATGGGGAAGATTTGATTCCCAACTTCCTCAATGCCTGTCAGGAGGTACGGGGGGCCTCACGGGGGGAGCAGTTGCGACGTTTGGCTCAGGTTCCGGGGGTGTATATTCCTAGTTTATATGAGGTGTGCTATCAGAGTCCTGAGGGGGCGATCGCCTCAATTACCCCCATCGAGGCTGAGGTTCCCCCTCAGGTGCAGAAACAAACCTATCGCGGTAATACTCTTTCAACCTCGTCAGTGGTGACGCCACAAGCGGCTTGGGAGAATATCTATATGGTGGAAGTGGTGCGCAGTTGTCCGGAAATGTGCCGCTTCTGTTTGGCCAGTTATCTAACGCTTCCCTTCCGCATCGCCAGTTTAGAGGAGTCTCTGATTCCCGCTATTGAACGGGGGATTCAGGTGAGCGATCGCCTGGGGTTATTGGGAGCCTCGATTACCCAACATCCCGAGTTTGAGGCGGTATTAGACTATCTGGATCAAGACTGCTACGAGGACTTACGGCTGAGCATTGCCTCGGTGCGAACCAATACGGTCACCCCCAAGTTAGCCCAGATTTTGACCAAGCGAGGCACAAAATCTATCACCATCGCCGTAGAAACGGGATCAGAACGGTTGCGGCGGGTGATTAATAAGAAGTTAGAGAATCCTGAGATTGTCGCGGCGGCGCAACAGGCCAAGGCGGGAGGCTTGAAGGGGGTTAAACTCTATGGCATGGTGGGCATCCCTGGCGAGACGGAGGAGGATGTCAGCGCCACTATCGGCATGATGAGCGAGTTAAAACGAGAGGTTCCCGGATTACGGCTCACCCTCGGCTGTAGTACCTTTGTCCCTAAGGCTCATACTCCCTTTCAAGGCTATGGGGTGAATCCCCAGGCCAAGAAACGGTTAAAGCAGTTAGAGAAGGCCTTGCGATCGCAGGGGATGGACTTCCGCCCAGAAAGTTATAATTGGTCTGTGATTCAGACCTTAATTGCCCGGGGCGATCGTCGTCTCTCACACCTGTTAGAATTGGTACGAGACTACGGCGACACGGTCGGAAGTTACAAACGAGCCTTTAAACAGCTACGCGGACAACTCCCTCCCCTCGATTACTATGTACATGAAAATTACGAGGGCGATCGCATC